A part of Acropora palmata chromosome 6, jaAcrPala1.3, whole genome shotgun sequence genomic DNA contains:
- the LOC141883558 gene encoding ZP domain-containing protein-like isoform X1: protein MHRIIVLLCFFFFVRTCTSKTKEHVMLHQRTPDKTVSDEETTDIKNDDSLLVNDQMLEVEADDYVPEKPIKHGKLLSQKKAEVRDKAEDPARNEHVMLHQRTHDKTMSDEKTTDMKNDEVEADDYNAEDPARNASTPSPTSPGNEAINVSCGQNEMAISIPKDLLPGIDVEHLRLSDLSCQATEDRTRFFLRTDLTSCRTKIRHTSRFVTYSNKVEEVPVGPNQTITRVREVEIPFTCFYSNTGVVSAIGIKVESKKIFISKNGNGQFVLEMKIFRNSRFRNEFRKGEFPVVVSLRQILFVKVLVSSDDTRLSILAEKCFATPDADPSAPGLKYTFIDNGCSVDQDDTLRFIPTNDTRTTKFSLEAFSFVGDNPFVYMHCKVRICNASDPNSRCAQGCIRSRRRRALTEVSPSKDDVAYLAQGPFMREDEKEREADETKKDVRDEDTGGDYSEATHSTLVAALAVMAVACVLVVSYAAVNKRKQKSVLQYQLLTASSED, encoded by the exons AACACGTTATGTTACATCAACGCACACCTGACAAGACCGTGAGTGACGAAGAAACCACAGACATCAAAAACG ATGATTCGTTACTTGTTAATGACCAAATGCTTGAAGTAGAGGCGGACGATTATGTTCCAGAAAAACCGATCAAACATGGAAAGCTGTTATCGCAAAAAAAGGCCGAGGTGCGGGACAAAGCAGAAGATCCCGCACGAAACG AACACGTTATGTTACATCAACGCACACATGACAAGACCATGAGTGACGAAAAAACCACAGACATGAAAAACG ACGAAGTAGAGGCGGACGATTACAATGCAGAAGATCCTGCACGAAACG CCTCCACCCCCAGCCCGACTTCACCAGGTAATGAAG CAATCAATGTGAGTTGTGGTCAGAATGAAATGGCGATCAGTATTCCGAAGGATCTTCTGCCTGGTATTGACGTAGAACATCTCCGTCTCTCCGATCTTAGCTGTCAGGCAACAGAAGACAGGACTCGGTTTTTTCTTCGCACAGATTTGACAAGTTGTCGCACGAAAATAAGACATACTAGTAGATTCGTTACGTACTCAAACAAAGTGGAGGAGGTTCCTGTTGGACCGAATCAAACTATCACCCGTGTGCGTGAAGTGGAGATCCCATTCACCTGTTTTTACTCAAATACAGGAGTCGTGTCCGCTATCGGTATAAAAGTCGAGAGCAAAAAGATCTTTATTTCAAAGAATGGAAATGGACAATTTGTGCTGGAAATGAAGATTTTTCGAAACTCCAGATTCCGAAACGAGTTTAGGAAGGGTGAATTTCCAGTGGTTGTGTCTCTAAGGcaaattttgtttgtgaaaGTTTTGGTGAGTTCAGATGACACGCGTTTGTCAATCTTGGCAGAGAAGTGCTTTGCGACTCCTGATGCTGACCCTAGCGCGCCTGGATTGAAATACACTTTCATCGATAACGG ATGTTCGGTTGATCAAGATGATACCTTAAGGTTCATCCCAACAAATGATACACGCACGACGAAGTTTAGCTTGGAAGCTTTCTCTTTTGTCGGTGATAATCCGTTTGTTTACATGCATTGCAAGGTGAGAATATGTAATGCTTCGGATCCTAACTCGCGCTGTGCCCAAGGCTGCATTCGTTCACGGCGCAGGAGGGCTCTCACCGAGGTGTCCCCTAGTAAGGACGATGTGGCATATTTGGCCCAGGGACCTTTCATGAGagaagatgaaaaagaaagagaagctGACGAGACGAAGAAAGACGTTAGAGATGAAGATACAGGTGGTGACTACTCTGAAG CTACGCATTCCACACTTGTTGCTGCTCTAGCTGTAATGGCAGTGGCCTGCGTATTGGTTGTGTCATACGCTGCTGTGAACAAGAGAAAGCAGAAATCAGTACTTCAATACCAATTGCTTACTGCTTCTTCGGAAGACTAA
- the LOC141883558 gene encoding ZP domain-containing protein-like isoform X3 — translation MHRIIVLLCFFFFVRTCTSKTKEHVMLHQRTHDKTMSDEKTTDMKNDEVEADDYNAEDPARNASTPSPTSPGNEAINVSCGQNEMAISIPKDLLPGIDVEHLRLSDLSCQATEDRTRFFLRTDLTSCRTKIRHTSRFVTYSNKVEEVPVGPNQTITRVREVEIPFTCFYSNTGVVSAIGIKVESKKIFISKNGNGQFVLEMKIFRNSRFRNEFRKGEFPVVVSLRQILFVKVLVSSDDTRLSILAEKCFATPDADPSAPGLKYTFIDNGCSVDQDDTLRFIPTNDTRTTKFSLEAFSFVGDNPFVYMHCKVRICNASDPNSRCAQGCIRSRRRRALTEVSPSKDDVAYLAQGPFMREDEKEREADETKKDVRDEDTGGDYSEATHSTLVAALAVMAVACVLVVSYAAVNKRKQKSVLQYQLLTASSED, via the exons ATGCATAGAATTATTGTGCTTTtatgtttcttcttttttgtgaGAACGTGCACTTCAAAAACCAAAG AACACGTTATGTTACATCAACGCACACATGACAAGACCATGAGTGACGAAAAAACCACAGACATGAAAAACG ACGAAGTAGAGGCGGACGATTACAATGCAGAAGATCCTGCACGAAACG CCTCCACCCCCAGCCCGACTTCACCAGGTAATGAAG CAATCAATGTGAGTTGTGGTCAGAATGAAATGGCGATCAGTATTCCGAAGGATCTTCTGCCTGGTATTGACGTAGAACATCTCCGTCTCTCCGATCTTAGCTGTCAGGCAACAGAAGACAGGACTCGGTTTTTTCTTCGCACAGATTTGACAAGTTGTCGCACGAAAATAAGACATACTAGTAGATTCGTTACGTACTCAAACAAAGTGGAGGAGGTTCCTGTTGGACCGAATCAAACTATCACCCGTGTGCGTGAAGTGGAGATCCCATTCACCTGTTTTTACTCAAATACAGGAGTCGTGTCCGCTATCGGTATAAAAGTCGAGAGCAAAAAGATCTTTATTTCAAAGAATGGAAATGGACAATTTGTGCTGGAAATGAAGATTTTTCGAAACTCCAGATTCCGAAACGAGTTTAGGAAGGGTGAATTTCCAGTGGTTGTGTCTCTAAGGcaaattttgtttgtgaaaGTTTTGGTGAGTTCAGATGACACGCGTTTGTCAATCTTGGCAGAGAAGTGCTTTGCGACTCCTGATGCTGACCCTAGCGCGCCTGGATTGAAATACACTTTCATCGATAACGG ATGTTCGGTTGATCAAGATGATACCTTAAGGTTCATCCCAACAAATGATACACGCACGACGAAGTTTAGCTTGGAAGCTTTCTCTTTTGTCGGTGATAATCCGTTTGTTTACATGCATTGCAAGGTGAGAATATGTAATGCTTCGGATCCTAACTCGCGCTGTGCCCAAGGCTGCATTCGTTCACGGCGCAGGAGGGCTCTCACCGAGGTGTCCCCTAGTAAGGACGATGTGGCATATTTGGCCCAGGGACCTTTCATGAGagaagatgaaaaagaaagagaagctGACGAGACGAAGAAAGACGTTAGAGATGAAGATACAGGTGGTGACTACTCTGAAG CTACGCATTCCACACTTGTTGCTGCTCTAGCTGTAATGGCAGTGGCCTGCGTATTGGTTGTGTCATACGCTGCTGTGAACAAGAGAAAGCAGAAATCAGTACTTCAATACCAATTGCTTACTGCTTCTTCGGAAGACTAA
- the LOC141883558 gene encoding ZP domain-containing protein-like isoform X2: protein MHRIIVLLCFFFFVRTCTSKTKEHVMLHQRTPDKTVSDEETTDIKNDDSLLVNDQMLEVEADDYVPEKPIKHGKLLSQKKAEVRDKAEDPARNEHVMLHQRTHDKTMSDEKTTDMKNDEVEADDYNAEDPARNASTPSPTSPAINVSCGQNEMAISIPKDLLPGIDVEHLRLSDLSCQATEDRTRFFLRTDLTSCRTKIRHTSRFVTYSNKVEEVPVGPNQTITRVREVEIPFTCFYSNTGVVSAIGIKVESKKIFISKNGNGQFVLEMKIFRNSRFRNEFRKGEFPVVVSLRQILFVKVLVSSDDTRLSILAEKCFATPDADPSAPGLKYTFIDNGCSVDQDDTLRFIPTNDTRTTKFSLEAFSFVGDNPFVYMHCKVRICNASDPNSRCAQGCIRSRRRRALTEVSPSKDDVAYLAQGPFMREDEKEREADETKKDVRDEDTGGDYSEATHSTLVAALAVMAVACVLVVSYAAVNKRKQKSVLQYQLLTASSED, encoded by the exons AACACGTTATGTTACATCAACGCACACCTGACAAGACCGTGAGTGACGAAGAAACCACAGACATCAAAAACG ATGATTCGTTACTTGTTAATGACCAAATGCTTGAAGTAGAGGCGGACGATTATGTTCCAGAAAAACCGATCAAACATGGAAAGCTGTTATCGCAAAAAAAGGCCGAGGTGCGGGACAAAGCAGAAGATCCCGCACGAAACG AACACGTTATGTTACATCAACGCACACATGACAAGACCATGAGTGACGAAAAAACCACAGACATGAAAAACG ACGAAGTAGAGGCGGACGATTACAATGCAGAAGATCCTGCACGAAACG CCTCCACCCCCAGCCCGACTTCACCAG CAATCAATGTGAGTTGTGGTCAGAATGAAATGGCGATCAGTATTCCGAAGGATCTTCTGCCTGGTATTGACGTAGAACATCTCCGTCTCTCCGATCTTAGCTGTCAGGCAACAGAAGACAGGACTCGGTTTTTTCTTCGCACAGATTTGACAAGTTGTCGCACGAAAATAAGACATACTAGTAGATTCGTTACGTACTCAAACAAAGTGGAGGAGGTTCCTGTTGGACCGAATCAAACTATCACCCGTGTGCGTGAAGTGGAGATCCCATTCACCTGTTTTTACTCAAATACAGGAGTCGTGTCCGCTATCGGTATAAAAGTCGAGAGCAAAAAGATCTTTATTTCAAAGAATGGAAATGGACAATTTGTGCTGGAAATGAAGATTTTTCGAAACTCCAGATTCCGAAACGAGTTTAGGAAGGGTGAATTTCCAGTGGTTGTGTCTCTAAGGcaaattttgtttgtgaaaGTTTTGGTGAGTTCAGATGACACGCGTTTGTCAATCTTGGCAGAGAAGTGCTTTGCGACTCCTGATGCTGACCCTAGCGCGCCTGGATTGAAATACACTTTCATCGATAACGG ATGTTCGGTTGATCAAGATGATACCTTAAGGTTCATCCCAACAAATGATACACGCACGACGAAGTTTAGCTTGGAAGCTTTCTCTTTTGTCGGTGATAATCCGTTTGTTTACATGCATTGCAAGGTGAGAATATGTAATGCTTCGGATCCTAACTCGCGCTGTGCCCAAGGCTGCATTCGTTCACGGCGCAGGAGGGCTCTCACCGAGGTGTCCCCTAGTAAGGACGATGTGGCATATTTGGCCCAGGGACCTTTCATGAGagaagatgaaaaagaaagagaagctGACGAGACGAAGAAAGACGTTAGAGATGAAGATACAGGTGGTGACTACTCTGAAG CTACGCATTCCACACTTGTTGCTGCTCTAGCTGTAATGGCAGTGGCCTGCGTATTGGTTGTGTCATACGCTGCTGTGAACAAGAGAAAGCAGAAATCAGTACTTCAATACCAATTGCTTACTGCTTCTTCGGAAGACTAA
- the LOC141883560 gene encoding uncharacterized protein LOC141883560 has product MPLPSWIRCLICLAFLFSSIPREPAFTTQTIDQHCLPFSNEAGLFRCSCSDKKGRKYNLASLANNDGHPRFTVQAKDKYFYSYNPCKSFKLGKFGDCSGGNVAICRWTNTSYENIGHQRTEKCCLQSNGTPSLQYQGKQPWLSIVYLQCDPKRKSIQSAEFSVIEDAKPNPVRFLLKHYCACPNACADKKPTPRHTTAPENSLKKVGVPIFIAAGALLFLGVSCIAVFRLLGRRENRPQEERPLINGQGEQTEETSDGDFFTPPSTLSSV; this is encoded by the exons ATGCCTTTGCCCAGTTGGATCCGATGTCTCATATGCTTGGCCTTTCTGTTTAGTTCCATTCCACGTGAACCAGCTTTTACAACTCAAACTATAGATCAGCATTGTCTGCCCTTTTCCAATGAAGCAGGATTGTTTCGGTGCTCTTGCAGTGACAAAAAAGGCAGGAAGTATAATTTAGCAAGTCTTGCAAATAACGATGGACATCCAAG ATTTACAGTACAAGCAAAAGACAAGTATTTCTACAGCTATAATCCATGTAAATCATTTAAACTTGGGAAATTTGGAGACTGCTCTGGAGGAAATGTTGCG ATTTGTAGGTGGACAAACACAAGCTATGAAAACATTGGGCATCAGAGAACAGAAAAATGTTGTCTTCAGTCAAACGGCACACCTTCATTACAGTATCAAGG CAAACAACCTTGGCTGTCCATAGTCTACCTACAATGCGATCCTAAACGCAAAAGCATCCAATCCGCGGAGTTTTCAGTTATTGAAGATGCTAAGCCTAATCCTGTG AGATTTCTGCTAAAACACTACTGCGCGTGTCCCAATGCTTGTGCAGATAAAAAACCGACTCCTC GACATACTACAGCACCTGAAAATAGTTTGAAGAAGGTTGGCGTGCCAATTTTTATTGCCGCTGGAGCCTTGCTATTCCTTGGTGTGTCATGTATTGCGGTTTTCCGATTGTTGGGGAGAAGAGAAAATCGCCCGCAAGAGGAAAGGCCACTGATTAACGGACAAGGCGAACAAACAGAGGAGACTTCTGATGGTGATTTTTTTACTCCACCGTCGACATTATCTTCCGTGTAA
- the LOC141883558 gene encoding ZP domain-containing protein-like isoform X4 has protein sequence MHRIIVLLCFFFFVRTCTSKTKEHVMLHQRTHDKTMSDEKTTDMKNDEVEADDYNAEDPARNASTPSPTSPAINVSCGQNEMAISIPKDLLPGIDVEHLRLSDLSCQATEDRTRFFLRTDLTSCRTKIRHTSRFVTYSNKVEEVPVGPNQTITRVREVEIPFTCFYSNTGVVSAIGIKVESKKIFISKNGNGQFVLEMKIFRNSRFRNEFRKGEFPVVVSLRQILFVKVLVSSDDTRLSILAEKCFATPDADPSAPGLKYTFIDNGCSVDQDDTLRFIPTNDTRTTKFSLEAFSFVGDNPFVYMHCKVRICNASDPNSRCAQGCIRSRRRRALTEVSPSKDDVAYLAQGPFMREDEKEREADETKKDVRDEDTGGDYSEATHSTLVAALAVMAVACVLVVSYAAVNKRKQKSVLQYQLLTASSED, from the exons ATGCATAGAATTATTGTGCTTTtatgtttcttcttttttgtgaGAACGTGCACTTCAAAAACCAAAG AACACGTTATGTTACATCAACGCACACATGACAAGACCATGAGTGACGAAAAAACCACAGACATGAAAAACG ACGAAGTAGAGGCGGACGATTACAATGCAGAAGATCCTGCACGAAACG CCTCCACCCCCAGCCCGACTTCACCAG CAATCAATGTGAGTTGTGGTCAGAATGAAATGGCGATCAGTATTCCGAAGGATCTTCTGCCTGGTATTGACGTAGAACATCTCCGTCTCTCCGATCTTAGCTGTCAGGCAACAGAAGACAGGACTCGGTTTTTTCTTCGCACAGATTTGACAAGTTGTCGCACGAAAATAAGACATACTAGTAGATTCGTTACGTACTCAAACAAAGTGGAGGAGGTTCCTGTTGGACCGAATCAAACTATCACCCGTGTGCGTGAAGTGGAGATCCCATTCACCTGTTTTTACTCAAATACAGGAGTCGTGTCCGCTATCGGTATAAAAGTCGAGAGCAAAAAGATCTTTATTTCAAAGAATGGAAATGGACAATTTGTGCTGGAAATGAAGATTTTTCGAAACTCCAGATTCCGAAACGAGTTTAGGAAGGGTGAATTTCCAGTGGTTGTGTCTCTAAGGcaaattttgtttgtgaaaGTTTTGGTGAGTTCAGATGACACGCGTTTGTCAATCTTGGCAGAGAAGTGCTTTGCGACTCCTGATGCTGACCCTAGCGCGCCTGGATTGAAATACACTTTCATCGATAACGG ATGTTCGGTTGATCAAGATGATACCTTAAGGTTCATCCCAACAAATGATACACGCACGACGAAGTTTAGCTTGGAAGCTTTCTCTTTTGTCGGTGATAATCCGTTTGTTTACATGCATTGCAAGGTGAGAATATGTAATGCTTCGGATCCTAACTCGCGCTGTGCCCAAGGCTGCATTCGTTCACGGCGCAGGAGGGCTCTCACCGAGGTGTCCCCTAGTAAGGACGATGTGGCATATTTGGCCCAGGGACCTTTCATGAGagaagatgaaaaagaaagagaagctGACGAGACGAAGAAAGACGTTAGAGATGAAGATACAGGTGGTGACTACTCTGAAG CTACGCATTCCACACTTGTTGCTGCTCTAGCTGTAATGGCAGTGGCCTGCGTATTGGTTGTGTCATACGCTGCTGTGAACAAGAGAAAGCAGAAATCAGTACTTCAATACCAATTGCTTACTGCTTCTTCGGAAGACTAA